The genomic interval ACTGGAAGACAGCTCAGACGATAAGAGAATTCCTAAACTCTATGGCGTCCTCAAAAGATAATGTAAAATTTCCGCAGGAGTGGATAGAGTGGGGGCTCAAAAAAGCGGATTGGATCGACCCTCTATCGGACAGAGAAGACGAAGTATTTGGAAAAAGAAAACATGCCGATTCTAATGAAAAAAAGGCATTGAAAAATAAAGAACGCAGCTATTATGGCTGGTGAGCCAATTGAGAAAAAGACGTATCGTACAGTCTGAAATAATAGCGTACAATGAAAAGGTTCAGATATTGACTGCGTCGTGTAAGAAAAAGAGGAAGAGACGAAATGTCATATAGCCAATAATTGGTTATTTGAAAATCGACTACGGAATGGCAAGGACTTATTTACAAAGAATGCTTAAGAGATGAAATCAACGCTTGTGAATACAACCTGAAAAGGCTCCTAAACCACATGAGAGCTTTTGTTTATATTTTGCTTTGTATAAAAAATCCGCAGAAAAGAGGATATTATGCCGATTACTGGACATCAATGATTTCCTACAACCAAAAGAACCGTTTTTCAGTGTCGACTATTTATAATTTCCCGGGACTTCAGAATTATCGGCACACCCTGCATCTCTTCCAACCTTGAAATCCTTATTGTTATCAAAAACATGTTATAATCACAATTGACGGACTTCTCAGGCAAAACAGGGGCCTGATGCGTGAAGGTCTTTCCCTTTTGGAGGGAGTGAACGGAATGTCGAAAGACAGGAAGCAATCCTCTGAGGCAAAAAAAGAGACGAGACCTTAGCCGCCTAGCTTTGAATCTCGTCTCCTGGTTAGACTTACTTCTGCTTTTCCGGACGCCGAATCTGCGATTATTTATCCAAATTTGTCTAAAGACAGAAAATCCAACTCTGACCCACTTAACGTTCTTGCGGCGAAATATACAGCCATGACGGATATGTGTAAAACAGCAGGAGAATCTATTGAAAATAGGATATAATTTTTATGAGATTAATACACATTATGAGGAGGCGGGCGGCGTGAACAATCTTGAGAAAAAAGCGGAATTTGTTTCATCCTGCATTGAAGCATATAAAGTCAGACATGCGATGAAAGGAGCCGACGCCGCAAACATGTTTGAAAAAGAGGGCGTGCTGGACTATCTGATTGACGGCTATGACGTGCTCCATACACAGTCGCTTGAATATGTCATAGATGAAATAGAACTATATCTCAAAAAACGCGGAGCTGTAAGATGATACTCTACCATGGCGGATTAATTCAAGTACCTGAACCTGATTTATCATTGAGCAGACAGCAGCTTGATTTTGGCGGTGGTTTTTATACCACCACCAGTTTTGCGCAAGCGGCGAAATGGTCGAAAATCAAAAGCAGACGTGACGGCGTTCCACGGGGATACATATCCTCCTATGAATTGGATGAAAGCATCTTTAAATCCAAGATCATGCAAATACGGAAATTCAGAGGCCCAAGCCGCGCTTGGTTGACTTTTGTCATGCATAACAGAAAAGACGTCGGCTTCGCGCACCCTTACGACATCGTACAGGGCGCTGTGGCTAATGACAGAGTCTACGCGTGCATCAATGCGTTTGAAGGGGGATTTATAGACTTTGATACAGTGATACGCCGTCTGCGGACATATGCCCTGGCCGATCAGATCTCCTTTCATACTGACAGGGCGGTGAAACAGCTGCGTTTTCTGGGAGAAAAGGAGGTCGTATCAGATGAAAAGAATTCCTAAAATAACACAGGAGAACGTCCATATATTTATCCCCTACAAAGTCGCGGCGATCGCAAGACGTTTGAACAAAGATAAAAATATGCCGCTGAACCGCGCTGTTGCAGAGTTTTATAATTCAGTTACATATGCGATGCTTGAAAAAGAGGACACAAAGTATTGGTATGAAAGCCCTGCGCAGCTATATGCAGACTTTGTCGCCGCGCATGGGGATATGTGACGGTATATAAACACATCCTCTGCGGAAGCGGCCTTATTACAGCCGCCCGCATATCCTAAACCTTAGTTTGGTTCAACTTTTGTCCACAGGCCTTATCGATTGAGGAAAGGGCCTGCGGACAGTTCACACATGTAAAAAGCGGCTTGAACTGTATATTTCGTAACGATAGCTGTGTTTGCATTGAATTAAGCAACTGGTCAAGGCAATATAGCGGCGTTGGTATGATAACTATATTGGTTTCCATCTCTATTTGTGCTTTCTTTTGGGTAGTGCGTAAAAAATGTGTAAAACTCCTCATAGTCGGTAATGTACAATATACAGACAAAACAGGAGGTTTAACGTTATGGCAAGACACTGCAAAATATCTATATCGTATGGATCGAGATAATTTTTCAGCAGTATACGATCTAAGAGCAAACGTCCCCAGCCATCCGGCAGACTGNNNNNNNNNNNNNNNNNNNNNNNNNNNNNNNNNNNNNNNNNNNNNNNNNNNNNNNNNNNNNNNNNNNNNNNNNNNNNNNNNNNNNNNNNNNNNNNNNNNNGTGATTTCAGGCGGAGTATGATGTTGAAAAAATGATATATTCATAGCTAATATTTAAGCTATAAAAGTTATTTATGTCAATTATAGCTAGTATTTTAGCTGTATAAAACATATCTCGTAAAAAGCGAAAACGTGACAGGCGCCACCGTAAGCGACTGGTTCAAAGGCGTACGTTACTCCGGCGAAGGAATCGAGACTTCATCGCTGGTCATGCGCGCGAAGAACAGCATATTGCGCTACATCAACGCGGTACACAACGTCCAGAAGCTGGACGAGATCAGCGGCATCAAAGACGGCGTTCCGTTGTCAACCTGCTCGTTCCTGTAAACCTTAAGATTTTTCCAGGCGGCATGACTTTTTGTTCATTCCGCCTATTTCCATTATTTCCCTATGACGACTAAGTAGTGTGTTGACGCAAGATTTTGTTGTTATGATGTTCCGGGGTTATTGTCTTTTTAGTATTTTTTTAATAATTCCTAGCAAATGTATTTTGTGTAAGAACAATTTTATGTATTCTTTTATTATAGTTCTTTTATTATACCCGCCATACTTTTTTGCTATAGCAGGGAATCCATGTTTGTGGTATAGCTTCCAGCAGTCATCTCGGTTAATATGGCAGATGGATGGCCCTTGTAAGTTTTGCTGATATGGGCGGCAATTTTCTATCGAACTTTTACGATATAGTATTTTATCTTTTATTTGGTCAAATAAAACCTCACCTTTTTTAGAGTTGATAAAAATCAATGAAACTCCACTTTCGTCTTTAAATTCAGGCATCGAATACTCAATACCCCAAAAGTCTGCCAGAGTTATGTCCCCGTATCTTTGTATGCCTGCGTATTTACACGTGATACAGGCTGGACGCAGAATAGTGTTTGAATAGAACAATGTCTTCCATATAAGAGCCAATTTAGATGTGTCATCGAAGGTTCCATTAGTATAAACAATCTTTTCGTTATGGGACCATCCAAATGTATCTTTTGGACGATGTAAATATTCTTTTATAGTCTTTTTTGTTTTGTGTTCCACGTATCTTAAGAATTCCTGGAATATAGCTGGGCTCGGGACTCCATGACAAATCAAATCTGCTGTATATAAATTGCCTGTTGCGCATCCCGCAAATGTTAAGTATGAAATCAATCCTGCCGTCTGA from Cloacibacillus sp. carries:
- a CDS encoding DUF3990 domain-containing protein translates to MILYHGGLIQVPEPDLSLSRQQLDFGGGFYTTTSFAQAAKWSKIKSRRDGVPRGYISSYELDESIFKSKIMQIRKFRGPSRAWLTFVMHNRKDVGFAHPYDIVQGAVANDRVYACINAFEGGFIDFDTVIRRLRTYALADQISFHTDRAVKQLRFLGEKEVVSDEKNS
- a CDS encoding Coenzyme F420 hydrogenase/dehydrogenase, beta subunit C-terminal domain gives rise to the protein MITLFEKKQDCCGCTACKTICPVSAITMRADKEGFLYPEIDKALCIECGHCNSVCAFQNNGVKENNYQQQIYAMKIKDDKVRKESSSGGAFTAISDVILENDGSVYGAAHDVDLSTMHIRATDANARDRCRGSKYVQSDMRDNFRLIEEDLKAGKEVLFTGTPCQTAGLISYLTFAGCATGNLYTADLICHGVPSPAIFQEFLRYVEHKTKKTIKEYLHRPKDTFGWSHNEKIVYTNGTFDDTSKLALIWKTLFYSNTILRPACITCKYAGIQRYGDITLADFWGIEYSMPEFKDESGVSLIFINSKKGEVLFDQIKDKILYRKSSIENCRPYQQNLQGPSICHINRDDCWKLYHKHGFPAIAKKYGGYNKRTIIKEYIKLFLHKIHLLGIIKKILKRQ
- a CDS encoding DUF3791 domain-containing protein — encoded protein: MNNLEKKAEFVSSCIEAYKVRHAMKGADAANMFEKEGVLDYLIDGYDVLHTQSLEYVIDEIELYLKKRGAVR
- a CDS encoding fructose-bisphosphatase class II, which codes for MTGATVSDWFKGVRYSGEGIETSSLVMRAKNSILRYINAVHNVQKLDEISGIKDGVPLSTCSFL